The proteins below are encoded in one region of Paenacidovorax monticola:
- a CDS encoding UDP-glucuronic acid decarboxylase family protein, which produces MTAAKRTLVTGGAGFLGSHLCERLLRDGHAVLCVDDFSTGAEGNIAHLRSSPRFQVLPHDITQPFDAEVDQIYNLACPASPVHYQADPLRTMRTSVIGALNLLELARKRNAVILQTSTSEVYGDPMVHPQPESYWGNVNPIGVRACYDEGKRCAETMFFDYRRQHGVRTKVVRLFNTYGPRMRPDDGRVVSNFIVQALRGEDLTVYGTGAQTRSFCYVDDLVEALVRMMATADDVAGPVNLGNPGEFTILELAQKVLARIHSGARIAYHPLPGDDPRQRRPDIARAHELLGGWWPQVDLDTGLGRTIDYFRQQEGAA; this is translated from the coding sequence ATGACGGCTGCCAAAAGAACACTGGTCACGGGAGGCGCGGGCTTCCTGGGGTCGCACCTGTGCGAGCGCCTGCTGCGGGATGGCCATGCCGTCCTGTGCGTGGATGATTTTTCCACGGGGGCCGAGGGGAACATTGCCCATCTCCGGTCCTCCCCCCGCTTTCAGGTGCTGCCGCATGACATCACGCAGCCCTTCGATGCCGAGGTAGACCAGATCTACAACCTGGCATGCCCCGCATCGCCTGTGCACTACCAGGCCGACCCGCTGCGGACCATGCGCACCAGCGTGATCGGCGCGCTGAACCTGCTGGAGCTGGCCCGCAAGCGCAATGCCGTCATCCTCCAGACCTCCACCAGCGAGGTGTATGGCGACCCCATGGTGCATCCGCAGCCGGAGTCCTATTGGGGCAACGTCAACCCCATCGGCGTGCGTGCCTGCTACGACGAGGGCAAGCGCTGTGCGGAAACCATGTTCTTTGACTACCGGCGCCAGCACGGCGTGCGTACGAAGGTGGTGCGGCTGTTCAACACCTATGGCCCTCGCATGCGTCCCGACGATGGCCGCGTCGTTTCCAACTTCATCGTCCAGGCGTTGCGGGGGGAGGATCTGACGGTGTACGGTACGGGAGCCCAGACCCGCAGCTTCTGCTATGTGGACGACCTGGTGGAGGCGCTGGTGCGCATGATGGCCACGGCGGACGACGTGGCCGGGCCCGTCAATCTGGGCAATCCGGGCGAATTCACGATCCTGGAGCTGGCCCAGAAGGTTCTCGCGCGGATTCACTCGGGCGCTCGGATCGCCTACCACCCGCTGCCTGGGGACGATCCCCGGCAGCGGCGGCCCGACATCGCCCGGGCGCACGAGCTTCTTGGCGGATGGTGGCCGCAGGTCGATCTGGACACGGGCCTGGGCAGAACCATCGACTATTTCCGGCAGCAGGAGGGCGCGGCATAG
- a CDS encoding UDP-glucose dehydrogenase family protein, giving the protein MNLTIFGVGYVGLVTGVCLAELGNDVVCVDTDARKIATLQRGDVPIHEPGLKELMAGNCHAGRLAFSTDLAKGVAHGEVLFIAVGTPSTDDGGTDMAQVFGVARAIAAHMDAFKVIVNKSTVPVGSGEAVHEAIAEVLAQRLWHAAPAPGFAVVSNPEFLKEGSAIDDFMRPDRIIVGVGDSPEERRAGALMRELYRPFSHGHERLMCMDRRSAEFTKYAANAMLAVRISFMNEMANLADRLGVDIEPVRVGMGADPRIGDSFLYPGIGYGGSCFPKDVAALRHMGLGMGLPLRVLQAAAQVNDGQRRLLVDKLAQRLGNDFAGRRFALWGLAFKPNTDDMREAPSRVLIRELLARGAALQVFDPVAMLEARRCLAEDMRDHPEWLDRIHYAESPLGAAHGADALLIATEWQEFCSPNFEALRMALKRPLVVDGRNLYEPRAMRTLGFDYLAVGRNTVDEPRTATL; this is encoded by the coding sequence ATGAATCTCACCATTTTCGGTGTTGGCTATGTGGGACTCGTCACCGGGGTGTGCCTTGCCGAGCTGGGGAACGACGTCGTATGCGTGGACACGGATGCCCGCAAGATCGCGACCCTCCAGCGTGGGGATGTGCCCATCCATGAGCCGGGCCTGAAGGAGTTGATGGCCGGCAACTGCCACGCGGGGCGCTTGGCATTCTCGACCGACCTGGCGAAGGGTGTGGCCCATGGGGAGGTGCTGTTCATTGCGGTGGGAACGCCTTCCACCGACGATGGCGGGACCGACATGGCCCAGGTGTTCGGAGTGGCGCGCGCGATCGCTGCGCACATGGACGCCTTCAAGGTGATCGTCAACAAGTCCACGGTGCCCGTCGGATCAGGCGAGGCCGTGCACGAGGCGATTGCCGAAGTGCTCGCGCAGCGCCTGTGGCACGCGGCACCTGCGCCTGGCTTCGCCGTGGTCTCCAACCCCGAGTTCCTCAAGGAGGGCAGTGCGATCGATGACTTCATGCGGCCCGACCGCATCATCGTCGGCGTGGGCGATTCTCCGGAGGAACGGCGGGCAGGTGCTCTCATGCGTGAGCTGTACCGGCCGTTCAGCCACGGGCATGAGCGCCTGATGTGCATGGATCGGCGCAGCGCCGAGTTCACCAAGTACGCGGCGAACGCCATGCTCGCCGTGCGCATCAGCTTCATGAACGAGATGGCGAACCTCGCCGACCGCCTGGGGGTGGATATCGAGCCCGTGCGCGTGGGCATGGGCGCTGACCCGCGCATTGGCGACAGCTTTCTCTACCCTGGCATTGGCTATGGCGGCAGCTGCTTTCCCAAGGATGTGGCAGCGCTGAGGCACATGGGACTCGGCATGGGGTTGCCGCTGCGGGTGTTGCAGGCCGCCGCGCAGGTCAACGATGGGCAGAGGCGCCTGCTCGTGGACAAGCTTGCCCAGCGGCTCGGGAACGACTTCGCCGGCCGCCGGTTCGCCTTGTGGGGGCTGGCTTTCAAGCCCAACACGGACGACATGCGCGAAGCGCCCAGCCGCGTGCTCATCCGTGAGCTGCTTGCGCGCGGCGCCGCGCTGCAGGTCTTCGACCCCGTCGCCATGCTGGAGGCAAGGCGCTGCCTGGCGGAGGACATGCGCGACCATCCAGAGTGGCTGGATCGCATCCACTACGCAGAAAGCCCCCTTGGGGCGGCGCATGGCGCGGATGCACTGCTGATCGCGACGGAGTGGCAGGAGTTCTGCAGCCCGAACTTCGAGGCACTGCGGATGGCATTGAAGCGGCCGCTCGTGGTGGACGGACGCAATCTCTACGAACCGCGGGCCATGCGGACCCTGGGCTTTGATTATCTGGCCGTAGGCCGCAACACGGTGGATGAGCCAAGGACTGCAACGCTATGA
- a CDS encoding tetratricopeptide repeat protein → MTDSKKPHFGQTFQFSAAPAIQGRPHFGFRAGYATAPRMDSVPGPLPDDAQACNTQGNNFLLAHRPEDAIRAYDHAIALSPDYVDPHFNRGNALLRLLRHEDALASFERAIALSPRLALAHYNRAAVLQGLNRMQEAAEGYRAVLEIEPQHAQARFNGGCIFLAQKQFEEAVECMDLVIAHAPQMPEAHNNKGIALLKLGKLRDAITCFSQALALRPQYAEAYTNRGNARIQLGHYPEALEDLGRAIQLQPHGAESRHLLGKLLSLTNRHEEAVQQLQWAHRQSPGLPALYGDLMGAKAACCSWQGMDHDVQQALHAVAEHGHAVEPFTLLGLADAPLRHKEAACTFVKEMLPASSALGSCMPREPGGKIRVGYFSADFRNHAVAYLIAELFEVHDRGRFEWFAFSVGPDAQDEMRQRVAAAFDHFIDVRERSDIDIARLSRELGIDIAVDLTGFTRHNRFGCFSFRCAPVQVSYLGYPGTTGADYMDYVIADKFVIPPPAQAHFTEKVVYLPHSYQVNDSQRKVSGRAFTRGEAGLPPDGFVFCCFNNNYKIMPSTFDGWMRILLAVEGSVLWLLEDNPAAARNLRREAQARGISAERLVFAPRMPMDEHLARHRLADLFLDTLPYNAHTTASDALWAGLPLLTCMGESFASRVAASLLCAVGLPELVTHTQAEFEARAIDLARDGVQLRGIRDRLHEQAPRSPLFDARRFARHIEAAYATMYERSCQGLPPDVIEVE, encoded by the coding sequence TTGACGGATTCAAAGAAGCCCCATTTCGGTCAGACGTTCCAGTTCAGCGCAGCGCCGGCGATCCAGGGCCGTCCCCATTTCGGTTTTCGTGCAGGCTACGCGACGGCTCCGCGCATGGACAGCGTTCCCGGGCCGTTGCCGGACGACGCGCAGGCATGCAATACCCAGGGAAACAACTTTCTCCTGGCCCATCGGCCCGAAGATGCCATCCGGGCCTATGACCACGCGATTGCGCTGAGCCCGGACTATGTGGATCCCCATTTCAACCGCGGCAATGCCCTGCTGCGCTTGCTGCGCCATGAGGACGCTCTGGCGTCGTTTGAACGCGCGATCGCGCTGTCGCCTCGGCTGGCACTGGCGCACTACAACCGGGCTGCGGTACTGCAAGGTCTGAACCGGATGCAGGAGGCTGCGGAGGGTTACCGCGCGGTGCTGGAGATCGAGCCCCAGCATGCACAAGCCCGCTTCAATGGGGGATGCATCTTTCTGGCGCAGAAACAGTTTGAGGAAGCCGTGGAGTGCATGGACCTGGTGATCGCGCATGCGCCCCAGATGCCGGAGGCTCACAACAACAAGGGCATTGCGTTGCTGAAGCTGGGCAAGCTGCGCGATGCCATCACCTGTTTTTCTCAAGCGTTGGCGCTGCGGCCGCAGTATGCGGAGGCCTATACCAACCGTGGAAATGCCCGGATCCAGTTGGGGCACTACCCGGAAGCGCTGGAAGACCTTGGACGCGCCATCCAACTTCAGCCGCACGGGGCGGAGTCGCGCCACCTTCTCGGGAAACTGCTGTCGCTGACGAACCGGCATGAAGAGGCGGTGCAGCAATTGCAATGGGCCCACCGGCAGTCTCCCGGGTTGCCGGCTTTGTACGGCGATTTGATGGGTGCCAAGGCCGCATGCTGCAGTTGGCAGGGCATGGACCATGACGTGCAGCAGGCATTGCATGCCGTCGCGGAGCACGGGCATGCTGTGGAGCCCTTCACGCTGCTGGGACTGGCCGATGCGCCCCTCCGGCACAAGGAGGCTGCATGCACTTTTGTGAAGGAGATGCTCCCTGCCTCTTCAGCCTTGGGCTCCTGCATGCCGCGCGAGCCAGGCGGCAAGATCCGCGTGGGGTACTTTTCAGCGGATTTTCGCAACCACGCTGTCGCATACCTGATCGCCGAGCTGTTCGAGGTGCATGACCGCGGGCGCTTCGAGTGGTTCGCCTTCTCCGTTGGGCCCGATGCGCAGGACGAGATGCGCCAGCGCGTGGCGGCAGCCTTTGATCACTTCATCGATGTGCGCGAGCGCAGCGACATCGACATCGCGCGCCTGTCGCGGGAGCTCGGCATCGACATTGCCGTTGATCTGACGGGTTTCACCCGGCATAACCGTTTTGGCTGCTTCTCCTTTCGCTGCGCGCCCGTCCAGGTCAGCTACCTGGGCTACCCCGGAACCACGGGCGCGGACTACATGGACTACGTGATTGCCGACAAGTTCGTGATTCCCCCGCCCGCCCAGGCCCACTTCACGGAGAAGGTCGTGTACCTGCCCCACAGCTACCAGGTCAATGACTCGCAGCGCAAGGTCTCCGGGCGCGCCTTCACGCGCGGCGAGGCGGGGTTGCCGCCAGATGGCTTCGTGTTCTGTTGCTTCAACAACAACTACAAGATCATGCCGTCCACTTTCGATGGCTGGATGCGCATTCTTCTGGCGGTCGAGGGCAGTGTGCTGTGGCTGCTGGAGGACAATCCTGCCGCTGCGCGGAATCTGCGGCGCGAGGCACAGGCCCGGGGCATTTCTGCAGAGCGTCTGGTGTTTGCGCCACGCATGCCCATGGACGAGCACTTGGCGCGACACCGCCTGGCCGATCTTTTCCTGGATACGTTGCCCTACAACGCACACACCACGGCCAGCGATGCATTGTGGGCGGGCTTGCCGCTGCTGACTTGCATGGGTGAGTCCTTCGCGAGCAGGGTGGCGGCGAGCCTGTTGTGTGCTGTAGGGCTTCCGGAGCTTGTCACGCACACCCAGGCGGAGTTCGAGGCGCGGGCCATCGATCTGGCGCGGGACGGAGTTCAATTGCGCGGCATCCGCGACAGGCTGCATGAACAGGCTCCCCGCTCTCCGCTGTTCGATGCCCGGCGCTTCGCTCGCCACATCGAGGCAGCGTATGCCACCATGTACGAGCGGTCGTGTCAGGGCTTGCCGCCCGATGTGATCGAGGTGGAGTGA
- a CDS encoding hemerythrin domain-containing protein → MATGASLPGFNSPAVGFEQPFDMLHACHDRVQRMLTLLQRLRAYLRERPCDEVARQAARDVARYFDQAAPLHHEDEERHVFPPLLARGDPEVVALVRQLQRDHVCMAADWTAARVPLLALAQGENDAFTAEDEAAFDRFAARYADHIHHEEYRAYPAAQRLLGAEALEPMGREMARRRGAGGP, encoded by the coding sequence ATGGCCACTGGCGCCTCGCTTCCGGGCTTCAATAGCCCTGCCGTCGGCTTCGAGCAGCCCTTCGACATGCTGCACGCCTGCCACGACCGCGTGCAGCGCATGCTCACCCTGCTGCAGCGCCTGCGCGCCTACCTGCGCGAGCGCCCCTGCGACGAGGTGGCCCGCCAGGCGGCCCGCGACGTGGCCCGCTATTTCGACCAGGCCGCGCCGCTGCACCACGAGGACGAGGAGCGGCACGTGTTCCCGCCGCTGCTCGCGCGCGGCGATCCCGAGGTGGTGGCCCTGGTGCGCCAACTGCAGCGCGACCATGTCTGCATGGCTGCCGACTGGACGGCCGCGCGCGTGCCGCTGCTGGCGCTGGCGCAGGGCGAGAACGATGCATTCACGGCAGAGGATGAGGCGGCCTTCGACCGCTTCGCTGCCCGCTATGCCGACCACATCCACCACGAGGAATACCGCGCCTACCCTGCCGCCCAGCGCCTGCTGGGGGCCGAGGCGCTGGAGCCCATGGGGCGGGAGATGGCGCGGCGGCGCGGGGCGGGAGGGCCCTGA
- a CDS encoding ribonucleotide reductase subunit alpha yields the protein MDISHFDDLLRAARAQPEPQRLLFVFVGAELPADATPAQRARFEAGEGGALAPLMCVDKGADELESFDALARESLQFDQPDRPWRLVFAAALAGAPGRAPTSADADAPLQRMVEAVKTGSHGAYIPFDRRGLPVRWG from the coding sequence ATGGACATATCCCACTTCGACGACCTGCTGCGCGCCGCGCGCGCCCAGCCCGAGCCGCAGCGCCTGCTGTTCGTGTTCGTGGGGGCCGAGCTGCCGGCGGACGCCACGCCCGCGCAGCGGGCCCGCTTCGAGGCAGGCGAGGGTGGTGCCCTGGCGCCGCTGATGTGCGTGGACAAGGGGGCCGACGAACTGGAGTCCTTCGATGCGCTGGCGCGCGAGTCGCTGCAGTTCGACCAGCCCGACCGGCCCTGGCGCCTGGTGTTCGCGGCGGCGCTGGCCGGCGCCCCGGGGCGTGCACCCACGTCGGCCGACGCGGATGCGCCGTTGCAGCGCATGGTCGAGGCCGTGAAGACCGGCTCGCACGGCGCCTACATCCCCTTTGACCGGCGGGGCCTGCCGGTGCGCTGGGGTTGA
- a CDS encoding adenosylcobalamin-dependent ribonucleoside-diphosphate reductase, whose translation MKREDLGRAQDVTAVQPISLDVLHEKYLKPGETSVEELYRRVARALASVEPEARRAEFEALFLANLHAGAIGAGRIMSAAGTDIQATLINCFVQPVGDCIQGVDDGGYPGIYEALREAAETMRRGGGVGYDFSRIRPRGAQVRATASLASGPCSYINVFDQSCATVESAGARRGAQMGVLRIDHPDVLDFITAKRTPGRWNNFNVSVGVTDAFMQAVVDDQPWDLVHRAAPGATLRAQAGVRQRGDGLWVYQTVQARVLWDTIMRSAYDFAEPGILFLDHINEDNNLHYCEAIQATNPCGEQPLPPYGCCDLGPIILTRFVRHPFGFAGVPAFDFEAFGHVVATQVRALDNVLDVTYWPLPQQREESSAKRRIGVGFTGMGNALAMLCLRYDAPEGRAMAARIAERMRDAAYAASVALAQEKGAFPKFDATGYLAPGTFASRLPAALQEAIRAHGIRNSHLLSVAPTGTVSLAFADNASNGIEPPFSWTYTRKKREADGSRSEYTVEDHAWRLYRELGGDMLQLPDYFVSALQMSASDHIAMMEAVQPFVDTAISKTVNVPADYPYDDFKDLYLQAWRARLKGLATYRPNNILGAVLEATPPPAEAVAPEPVPAPEARQPVDPMRTVIESRPKGALSAVAEKVEYWTQDGHKTLYLIVSFLPVPTGVGTHTVDRAIEFFMPVGQSGESQQWITSSMRLLSLAARGGFLERALSDMRKVAWDRGPVRLGTHEKDDGTRVPMWHDSEVAAIAYAVQNILARRVTDPVQQSLPLEEPAPPPVGMPPPMAGKKCTECGAHAVIRKDGCDYCTQCGHLGSCG comes from the coding sequence ATGAAACGCGAAGACCTCGGCCGCGCCCAGGACGTGACGGCTGTCCAGCCCATCAGCCTCGATGTGCTGCACGAGAAATACCTCAAGCCGGGCGAGACCAGCGTGGAAGAGCTGTACCGCCGCGTGGCGCGCGCGCTGGCCTCGGTGGAGCCCGAGGCGCGCCGCGCCGAGTTCGAGGCGCTGTTCCTCGCCAACCTGCATGCCGGCGCCATCGGCGCGGGCCGCATCATGAGCGCGGCGGGCACCGACATCCAGGCCACGCTCATCAACTGCTTCGTGCAGCCCGTGGGCGACTGCATCCAGGGCGTGGACGACGGTGGCTACCCCGGCATCTACGAGGCGCTGCGCGAGGCGGCCGAGACCATGCGCCGCGGCGGCGGCGTGGGCTACGACTTCTCGCGCATCCGCCCGCGCGGCGCACAGGTGCGCGCCACGGCTTCGCTGGCCTCGGGGCCGTGCAGTTACATCAACGTGTTCGACCAGTCCTGCGCCACCGTGGAGAGCGCGGGCGCCCGGCGGGGCGCCCAGATGGGGGTGCTGCGCATCGACCACCCCGACGTGCTCGACTTCATCACGGCCAAGCGCACGCCGGGGCGCTGGAACAACTTCAACGTGTCCGTCGGCGTGACCGACGCCTTCATGCAGGCCGTGGTGGACGACCAGCCCTGGGACCTGGTGCACCGCGCCGCGCCCGGGGCCACGCTGCGCGCCCAGGCGGGCGTGCGCCAGCGCGGCGACGGCCTCTGGGTCTACCAGACCGTGCAGGCACGCGTGCTGTGGGACACCATCATGCGCTCGGCCTACGACTTCGCCGAGCCCGGCATCCTGTTCCTTGACCACATCAACGAGGACAACAACCTGCACTACTGCGAGGCGATTCAGGCGACCAACCCCTGCGGCGAACAGCCGCTGCCGCCCTATGGCTGCTGCGACCTCGGCCCCATCATCCTCACGCGCTTCGTGCGCCATCCGTTCGGCTTCGCGGGCGTACCCGCGTTCGACTTCGAGGCCTTCGGGCATGTGGTGGCCACCCAGGTGCGCGCGCTCGACAACGTGCTCGACGTGACCTACTGGCCGCTGCCTCAGCAGCGCGAGGAATCCAGCGCCAAGCGCCGCATCGGCGTGGGCTTCACGGGCATGGGCAATGCGCTCGCGATGCTGTGCCTGCGCTACGACGCGCCCGAGGGCCGCGCCATGGCGGCGCGCATCGCCGAGCGCATGCGCGACGCGGCCTATGCGGCCTCGGTGGCGCTTGCGCAGGAGAAGGGGGCCTTCCCGAAGTTCGACGCCACCGGCTACCTGGCTCCCGGCACCTTCGCGAGCCGCCTGCCGGCCGCGCTGCAGGAGGCCATCCGCGCGCATGGCATCCGCAACAGCCACCTGCTGTCGGTGGCGCCCACGGGCACGGTGAGCCTGGCCTTCGCCGACAACGCATCGAACGGCATCGAGCCGCCCTTCTCGTGGACCTACACGCGCAAGAAGCGCGAGGCCGACGGCAGCCGCAGCGAGTACACCGTGGAGGACCATGCCTGGCGCCTGTACCGCGAGCTGGGCGGCGACATGCTGCAACTGCCGGACTACTTCGTCTCGGCGCTCCAGATGTCCGCGTCGGACCACATCGCGATGATGGAGGCCGTGCAGCCCTTCGTGGACACGGCCATTTCCAAGACCGTGAACGTGCCGGCCGACTACCCCTACGACGACTTCAAGGACCTGTACCTGCAGGCCTGGCGCGCGCGCCTCAAGGGCCTGGCCACCTACCGGCCCAACAACATCCTGGGCGCGGTGCTGGAGGCCACGCCCCCGCCCGCCGAGGCCGTGGCCCCAGAGCCGGTACCGGCTCCCGAGGCGCGGCAGCCCGTGGACCCCATGCGCACGGTGATCGAAAGCCGCCCCAAGGGCGCGCTCTCGGCCGTGGCCGAGAAGGTGGAGTACTGGACGCAGGACGGGCACAAGACGCTGTACCTCATCGTTTCCTTCCTGCCCGTGCCCACGGGCGTGGGCACGCACACGGTGGACCGCGCGATCGAGTTCTTCATGCCCGTGGGGCAGAGCGGCGAGTCGCAGCAGTGGATCACTTCCAGCATGCGATTGCTCTCGCTGGCCGCGCGCGGCGGCTTCCTGGAGCGCGCGCTCAGCGACATGCGCAAGGTGGCCTGGGACCGCGGCCCCGTGCGCCTGGGAACGCACGAGAAGGACGACGGCACGCGCGTGCCCATGTGGCACGACTCCGAGGTGGCTGCGATCGCCTATGCCGTGCAGAACATCCTCGCGCGCCGCGTGACCGACCCGGTGCAGCAGAGCCTGCCGCTGGAGGAGCCCGCCCCTCCGCCCGTGGGCATGCCGCCGCCCATGGCCGGCAAGAAATGCACGGAATGCGGCGCGCATGCGGTAATCCGCAAGGACGGCTGCGACTATTGCACCCAGTGCGGCCACCTGGGGTCGTGCGGATGA
- a CDS encoding carbonic anhydrase, whose protein sequence is MPDELLQRLRRFHEDAFPQYRERFQTLVDEGQHPTTLFIGCSDSRLVPYLLTGAGPGELFLVRNVGAFVPPYDGYVKGPQDADGVHPPRGPTPLEAARHWVGHHGTAAAIEFAVLNLHVSRIVVCGHSHCGAIKAMYGEVSPEARNLQRWLDLGREAVLPVQPGPEALRRTEQRAVVLQLERLMDYPMVRSRVQSGQISLHGWHYVIEDGEVHVFDVKTGGFVAASQALNSGTGPYHPYVEHDGQVLAD, encoded by the coding sequence ATGCCCGACGAGCTGCTGCAGCGCCTGCGCCGCTTCCACGAGGACGCCTTCCCCCAGTACCGCGAACGCTTCCAGACGCTCGTGGACGAGGGTCAGCACCCCACGACGCTGTTCATCGGCTGCTCGGATTCGCGCCTCGTGCCCTACTTGCTCACGGGCGCGGGGCCGGGGGAGCTGTTCCTGGTGCGCAATGTGGGCGCCTTCGTCCCGCCCTACGACGGCTATGTCAAAGGCCCCCAGGACGCCGATGGTGTCCACCCCCCAAGGGGGCCCACCCCGCTTGAGGCGGCTCGGCACTGGGTGGGCCACCACGGCACGGCGGCGGCCATCGAGTTCGCGGTGCTCAACCTGCACGTGAGCCGCATCGTGGTCTGTGGCCACAGCCACTGTGGGGCCATCAAGGCGATGTATGGTGAGGTGTCGCCCGAGGCGCGCAACCTGCAGCGCTGGCTGGACCTGGGCCGCGAGGCCGTGCTGCCCGTGCAGCCGGGCCCCGAGGCCCTGCGCCGCACCGAGCAGCGCGCCGTGGTGCTGCAGCTCGAGCGCCTCATGGACTACCCCATGGTGCGCAGCCGCGTGCAGTCGGGCCAGATCAGCCTGCATGGCTGGCATTACGTGATCGAGGACGGCGAGGTGCATGTGTTCGACGTCAAGACCGGCGGGTTTGTTGCCGCATCGCAAGCCTTGAACAGTGGTACTGGTCCATACCATCCGTATGTGGAGCATGATGGTCAGGTTTTGGCCGACTGA
- a CDS encoding peptidylprolyl isomerase, with protein sequence MQATCGSGACGCAAPAADTVGAPVAHVNGVPLHARGQLLPDEALRQRACTELLRQQAQRAGLLAADDQPGTDGATSAEAAQAIERLLDEALQIPEPSEDACQRYHAAHPALHGQGERARLRHVLFAVTPGVDVRALRQRAEALLIELRCAHDGGQRFAEAARQWSNCPSGQEGGELGWLARGDCAPEFAREVFGSAEVGVMARLVHSRFGLHVVEVCEREAGRPTSFEEVRPAVAMLLRQQAWVNALRQYLQVLAGEAEIGGVVLDAAGTPLVQ encoded by the coding sequence ATGCAAGCCACCTGTGGATCCGGCGCCTGCGGCTGCGCGGCGCCCGCCGCCGATACCGTCGGCGCGCCCGTCGCCCATGTGAACGGCGTACCCCTGCATGCCCGCGGCCAGCTCTTGCCCGACGAGGCCCTGCGCCAGCGCGCCTGCACCGAGCTGCTGCGCCAGCAGGCGCAGCGCGCGGGCCTGCTGGCCGCCGACGACCAGCCGGGCACCGACGGCGCCACGAGCGCCGAGGCCGCGCAGGCCATCGAGCGCCTGCTCGACGAGGCACTGCAGATCCCCGAGCCTTCCGAAGACGCCTGCCAGCGCTACCACGCCGCCCACCCCGCGCTGCACGGCCAGGGCGAGCGTGCGCGGCTGCGGCATGTGCTGTTCGCCGTCACGCCGGGCGTGGACGTGCGGGCCCTGCGCCAGCGCGCCGAGGCGCTGCTCATCGAGCTGCGCTGCGCCCACGACGGCGGCCAGCGGTTCGCCGAGGCCGCGCGCCAGTGGTCCAACTGCCCCAGCGGGCAGGAGGGCGGCGAGCTGGGCTGGCTTGCGCGCGGGGACTGCGCGCCCGAGTTCGCGCGCGAGGTCTTCGGGTCGGCCGAGGTCGGCGTGATGGCGCGTCTCGTGCACAGCCGCTTCGGCCTGCACGTGGTCGAGGTCTGCGAGCGCGAGGCGGGCCGTCCCACATCCTTCGAGGAAGTGCGCCCGGCCGTGGCGATGCTGCTGCGCCAGCAGGCCTGGGTGAACGCGCTGCGCCAGTACCTGCAGGTGCTGGCCGGCGAGGCCGAGATCGGTGGCGTGGTGCTCGACGCGGCCGGCACGCCGCTCGTGCAGTAG
- the narI gene encoding respiratory nitrate reductase subunit gamma, producing MTAWIDTLLFGIYPYICLAVFFIGSWARFDRDQYTWKSDSSQLLRTGSLRWGSNLFHIGVLFLFFGHTVGMLTPHFLYEHFIGAGAKQLMAMVSGGIAGLMGFVGLSILLHRRLSDARIRATSKTSDIVILFMLWVQLLLGLATIPLSAKHLDGSMMMLLAEWAQRIVTFRSGAVELLASAGWVFKAHMVLGMTVFLVFPFTRLVHVWSGFGTLAYVLRPYQLVRARRLNLPPGHNQPDSHRRAA from the coding sequence ATGACCGCCTGGATCGACACCCTGCTGTTCGGCATCTATCCCTACATCTGCCTGGCCGTTTTCTTCATCGGCAGCTGGGCGCGCTTCGACCGCGACCAGTACACGTGGAAGAGCGACTCCTCGCAGCTCCTGCGCACGGGCAGCCTGCGCTGGGGCAGCAACCTGTTCCACATCGGCGTGCTGTTCCTGTTCTTTGGGCACACGGTGGGCATGCTCACGCCGCACTTCTTGTACGAGCACTTCATCGGCGCCGGAGCCAAGCAGCTCATGGCCATGGTGTCGGGCGGTATTGCCGGATTGATGGGCTTTGTGGGCCTGTCCATCCTGCTGCACCGCCGCCTGTCGGATGCACGCATCCGCGCCACGTCCAAGACCAGCGACATCGTGATCCTGTTCATGCTGTGGGTGCAGCTGCTGCTCGGGCTGGCCACCATCCCGCTGTCGGCCAAGCACCTCGACGGCTCCATGATGATGCTGCTGGCCGAATGGGCCCAGCGCATCGTCACCTTCCGCAGCGGCGCCGTGGAACTGCTCGCCAGCGCAGGCTGGGTGTTCAAGGCCCACATGGTCCTGGGCATGACGGTGTTCCTCGTGTTCCCGTTCACGCGCCTCGTGCATGTGTGGAGCGGCTTCGGCACGCTGGCCTATGTGCTGCGTCCCTACCAGCTCGTGCGCGCACGCCGCCTGAACCTGCCGCCGGGCCACAACCAGCCGGACAGCCACCGCCGCGCGGCCTGA